One Gloeothece verrucosa PCC 7822 DNA window includes the following coding sequences:
- a CDS encoding BRO-N domain-containing protein: MSNLTIFTFEEQQVRFVGTADKPEWIAQDVCNVLGIEEPSSVLRNFDPDEKGVHLMHTPGGKQSMLTVTEFGLYRLIFRSNKPIAKKFQRWIIQEVIPSIRRTGSYTVPGVNPEAQRLEKLELEVENLKLKLELVKIQGKSSPEKDTSSPLDLILQISQQKGAVSARDVQKSSRFFRKCSTEQIRKWFFQLEKIGKGVIIGEGNRQKFLKNPKKFD, translated from the coding sequence ATGTCAAATCTAACAATTTTTACCTTCGAAGAACAGCAAGTCCGCTTTGTAGGAACAGCAGACAAGCCAGAATGGATAGCTCAAGACGTTTGTAACGTTTTAGGTATTGAAGAACCCAGTAGTGTCCTACGAAATTTTGACCCAGATGAAAAAGGGGTGCATCTGATGCACACACCTGGCGGAAAGCAATCAATGCTCACTGTAACGGAGTTTGGGCTATACCGTTTAATCTTCAGATCGAACAAGCCCATAGCTAAAAAATTCCAGCGCTGGATTATCCAAGAAGTAATCCCTAGCATCCGCCGCACCGGCAGCTATACCGTCCCTGGGGTCAATCCAGAAGCCCAAAGACTTGAGAAACTTGAACTAGAAGTTGAAAATCTTAAGCTAAAACTAGAACTGGTCAAGATTCAGGGCAAATCATCCCCAGAAAAAGACACCTCCTCCCCCTTAGACCTAATTCTTCAAATTTCCCAACAAAAAGGGGCGGTGAGTGCCCGGGACGTTCAGAAATCTAGCCGTTTTTTTAGAAAATGCAGTACCGAGCAAATCAGGAAATGGTTTTTCCAACTCGAGAAAATAGGGAAAGGGGTTATTATAGGCGAGGGTAATCGACAAAAATTCCTCAAAAACCCTAAAAAATTTGATTAA
- a CDS encoding UvrD-helicase domain-containing protein, which translates to MELSEYQQKIIHWLLNGKGNGCCNAVAGSGKSTTLKLVAQALKESGVSPAEIKIIVFGKANSQDLITKFGLIWKNSICTLHSAGYTLIKKELDIKNPRNAIVNRDKYKKIGQELELINYRAGGRTFRGKLKENRVLAHDSDFVKLVHLIRLTNQEPTVGNIENLCFHFEIEDVFKHDVLASSIEKVLDLGEEMAIDRKIFDYTDQVWLPVKWNVAQSSWFKPYKFVLIDECQDLNATQLELASMLAGKTGRMLFVGDPRQAIMGFAGADSDSYYNIVRRTKAIELPLSLCYRCPKTHIRLVNKIYPDIPIKATANAKEGTIEQIIEDDLDKYLKPHDLILSRKTNPLVSTCIRLLAKGVSAKIKGKDIGKIIQQELEAIASLGGFEYKRFNDFFEMYKQAKIARLEQMDNSEQIIENLKDRLSALHTIYTARPEANSIEALLKSIDDLFSDEEALVVLSTCHRAKGLEAERVFILNPGDMPMTWENQLEWQEDQEHNLLYVALTRSKDALFIIGEAEWFDASEDTSEELKLITSSETSEDTSEELKLITSSETSEDTSEELKLITSSETSEDTSEEDCRFPFLLDPPEVRSYIAYKIHLKIRELRADQKRSLRETLERRRRNR; encoded by the coding sequence ATGGAATTAAGCGAATATCAACAAAAAATCATCCACTGGCTATTAAACGGAAAAGGCAACGGCTGCTGTAATGCTGTAGCTGGCTCAGGGAAAAGTACAACGCTGAAATTAGTGGCTCAAGCCCTTAAAGAATCTGGCGTTAGTCCAGCCGAGATCAAAATTATTGTTTTTGGAAAAGCTAACTCTCAGGACCTGATTACTAAGTTCGGACTTATTTGGAAAAATTCCATTTGTACGCTCCACAGTGCAGGTTACACGCTTATTAAGAAGGAACTAGACATCAAAAACCCGCGAAACGCCATTGTTAATCGAGACAAATACAAAAAAATAGGCCAAGAATTAGAGCTTATTAATTACAGGGCTGGAGGACGAACTTTTCGGGGAAAACTTAAAGAAAACCGAGTGCTTGCCCATGATTCCGATTTTGTAAAACTCGTTCATTTGATTCGATTAACCAATCAAGAGCCAACGGTTGGAAACATCGAAAACCTATGTTTCCATTTTGAGATTGAAGATGTTTTTAAACATGATGTACTTGCTTCTTCCATCGAAAAGGTGCTTGACCTGGGCGAGGAGATGGCGATAGATCGAAAAATCTTTGACTACACTGATCAAGTGTGGTTACCGGTGAAATGGAATGTAGCGCAAAGTTCTTGGTTTAAACCTTACAAATTTGTCCTCATTGACGAATGTCAGGACTTAAACGCCACTCAACTAGAACTAGCTTCAATGTTAGCTGGTAAAACCGGACGAATGCTTTTTGTGGGCGACCCAAGACAAGCAATCATGGGCTTCGCTGGCGCAGATTCTGATAGCTACTACAACATTGTTAGACGAACAAAAGCAATTGAATTGCCCTTAAGCCTTTGTTATCGCTGCCCTAAAACTCATATTCGTTTGGTAAATAAAATCTACCCCGATATTCCTATCAAAGCAACAGCAAACGCCAAAGAGGGAACTATCGAACAAATCATCGAAGATGATTTAGACAAGTATCTGAAACCTCATGATTTGATACTAAGCCGCAAAACAAACCCTTTGGTTAGTACCTGTATCAGGCTTTTGGCTAAAGGGGTATCTGCCAAAATCAAAGGAAAAGATATTGGGAAAATCATTCAACAAGAACTCGAAGCGATCGCTAGTCTTGGTGGATTTGAATACAAGAGATTTAATGATTTTTTTGAGATGTACAAGCAGGCAAAAATCGCCCGCTTAGAACAGATGGACAACTCGGAGCAGATAATAGAAAACTTAAAAGACCGATTATCTGCACTTCATACAATTTACACCGCACGCCCTGAAGCTAATAGCATTGAGGCTCTCTTAAAGTCAATTGATGATTTGTTTTCTGATGAAGAAGCTTTAGTTGTTTTGTCCACCTGTCACAGGGCAAAGGGGCTGGAGGCTGAGAGGGTTTTTATTTTAAATCCCGGCGATATGCCCATGACCTGGGAAAATCAGCTTGAGTGGCAAGAAGATCAAGAACACAACCTTTTATATGTGGCTTTGACCCGCTCAAAAGACGCTCTTTTCATCATTGGCGAGGCTGAATGGTTTGATGCCTCTGAGGATACCTCTGAGGAATTAAAGCTTATTACCTCCTCAGAGACCTCTGAGGATACCTCTGAGGAATTAAAGCTTATTACCTCCTCAGAGACCTCTGAGGATACCTCTGAGGAATTAAAGCTTATTACCTCCTCAGAGACCTCTGAGGATACCTCTGAGGAAGATTGTCGCTTTCCATTTCT
- a CDS encoding DUF3987 domain-containing protein: MIDRTLFNHILNGWLEDEKVLAYYNALVSFIEKNPDHSDTKTAIEHRIFIEDCYPALLPQKPQESKPDNTSKEMSEELKQKIDELIDNDYDPVAIMPVLKETASKYGWNLYELNKYYDLRKRWKEDDDFREEVEAEVNEVVRMSNQNLNLEHFFNEEIAKPLKLFSDNLQVRHPITLTTALVGTSVCHQVGSRLLVDASKGWLEPPGLYGLLVSPSGQGKSPIQYALIQRPFWEIQSEWKKIFDQNRKEYYEQLEELKALPKEERQGAMKELEEPPNQPRILFASDPTVIGINGQFEAYPKQALLGLYDEAKKLFAFDRTSSGKSDQADILSYYNGFGVVELRKDGIRANVGECIFSILGLIQPDVLLELMSDLADPDGKWARFIFCIQPLEKKRATRNGPAIDIHDLITSIYRHILKQPATKYLLDTDAQEIFDRYLYEEIEPKRICSTSPGLQSMYGKTGGQVARLALNLHVFNWASKLMPIPDIITGKTMFQAIMLNRFYVSQVKLLHAQAQVHHSEEIAAKLAMILQIAKNKGSVTARDVQKACRAFRKIDTAQIREWFRKLELMGKAVCRGSGNRLKLTPLL; encoded by the coding sequence ATGATTGACAGAACCTTGTTTAATCACATCCTCAACGGATGGCTAGAAGACGAAAAGGTTTTAGCTTATTACAACGCTCTCGTTTCCTTTATCGAGAAAAATCCCGACCACTCAGACACAAAAACCGCCATCGAGCATCGGATTTTTATTGAGGATTGTTACCCGGCTTTATTGCCTCAAAAACCCCAGGAATCGAAGCCCGATAATACCTCTAAAGAAATGTCGGAAGAACTTAAACAAAAAATTGACGAGTTAATCGATAACGATTACGATCCCGTCGCTATCATGCCAGTGCTTAAAGAAACGGCCTCCAAATACGGATGGAACCTCTACGAATTGAATAAATACTACGATCTTCGTAAGCGTTGGAAAGAGGATGACGATTTTAGGGAAGAGGTCGAAGCGGAAGTCAACGAGGTAGTGCGGATGAGTAACCAGAACTTAAACCTAGAGCATTTTTTCAATGAAGAGATAGCCAAGCCCCTGAAACTGTTTTCCGACAATTTACAAGTTAGACACCCGATTACGTTAACAACTGCCTTGGTTGGGACGAGCGTATGTCATCAGGTGGGTTCTCGGCTTCTAGTTGATGCAAGTAAGGGATGGTTAGAACCTCCTGGGCTTTATGGGCTGCTGGTTAGTCCCAGTGGTCAAGGCAAATCTCCCATTCAATACGCACTCATTCAACGCCCCTTCTGGGAGATTCAAAGCGAATGGAAAAAGATTTTTGACCAAAATAGAAAAGAATATTATGAGCAGCTAGAAGAACTTAAAGCCCTGCCTAAAGAAGAACGCCAAGGCGCGATGAAGGAACTAGAGGAGCCACCAAACCAGCCGAGAATACTTTTTGCTTCAGACCCCACAGTCATCGGCATTAATGGTCAATTTGAGGCTTATCCGAAGCAAGCATTGCTGGGTCTGTACGATGAAGCAAAGAAGCTGTTTGCCTTTGATAGAACCAGTTCGGGCAAATCAGATCAGGCGGACATTCTCTCGTATTACAACGGATTTGGAGTAGTAGAACTGAGAAAAGACGGCATTAGAGCCAATGTAGGTGAGTGTATCTTCAGCATTCTTGGACTAATTCAGCCGGACGTGCTTCTAGAACTGATGAGTGATTTGGCAGACCCCGATGGGAAATGGGCGCGATTCATTTTTTGCATTCAACCCCTGGAGAAAAAACGCGCCACTCGAAACGGGCCAGCAATTGATATCCATGACCTAATCACGTCCATTTATCGGCATATTCTCAAACAACCAGCAACAAAGTATTTACTAGACACCGATGCTCAAGAGATATTTGATCGCTATCTCTATGAAGAAATCGAACCTAAGCGCATCTGCTCGACTTCTCCGGGTCTACAAAGTATGTATGGAAAAACTGGGGGTCAAGTGGCTCGATTAGCGTTGAATCTTCACGTTTTCAATTGGGCTTCTAAATTGATGCCCATTCCCGACATCATTACCGGTAAGACGATGTTTCAAGCCATCATGCTTAACCGCTTCTATGTCTCTCAAGTCAAACTCCTACACGCTCAAGCCCAAGTCCACCACTCTGAAGAGATAGCGGCTAAATTGGCGATGATTTTACAGATAGCTAAAAACAAAGGCTCGGTGACTGCTAGAGATGTACAGAAGGCTTGTCGAGCTTTTCGTAAAATCGATACTGCTCAAATTCGGGAATGGTTTCGCAAGCTAGAACTAATGGGGAAAGCTGTCTGTAGAGGTAGCGGTAATCGCCTAAAATTGACTCCTTTGTTGTAG